Genomic DNA from Azospirillum brasilense:
GATGAATTCGCTCATTCATCCATCCGCAGATCCGCTGCCAGCGGTTCTTCTTCTCTGTATAGGCGGCGTTTCCGTCCCTTAGCGGAAGTCTTATTTCATTGTGTTCCGCTTCCTCTCTGGGCCGGAACCATATCGCATTACGTCTTTCGCGGACAGCCGGACGTTGGCGCTAAGGCAGCGATCTTCCCGCATACGCCGAAAGACCGGCCGGCCTCACCAATCGGCGGAAAGCGCGTCGAAGCGGCGAAACGAGCGGCGGCCCTCGCCGCCGGCGGGCTGATCGCGTCCTTTCTGACGGCCTCGCCGGCCATGGCCCAGGACGCATCCGCCCAACCGGCTGTGCAGACGGCCGCGGCCCAGCCCCCCGTCTTCCAGAACACCGGCGAGCGCACGATCCGCGCGCTGGAGGCGCTCGCCAGCAAGGGCAGCGCCCGCGCCCAGTACGAGCTGGCCATGCGCTACGAGGTCGGCAAAGGCGTGAACCGGGACGAGCGGATGGCCCTCTCCCTCTATTGCCGGGCCGCCCGCCAGGACTACGCGGAGGCGGCCTACCGCGCCGGGCGGATGCATCTGGCCGGGCGTGGCGCGGTGTCGAAGGACGAGGAGCTTGGCCGCTCCTGGCTGCGCCGCGCCGCCCTGCTGGGCAACGAGGACGCCGCGCAGATGGTCAAGCCGGCCAGCGCCTCAGGCAAGAGCGCGGCGGGCAAGGCGCCCGACCGCTGCGAACCGCCGAGCGTGCGCTGGGGCGTGATCCGCATGCCGCCCAAGGAAATCCGCGCCATGGTCACCAAGATGGCCCCCAGCTACGGACTCGACCCCGATCTGGTGCTGGCGGTGATCGCCGTGGAGTCCGGCTATCGCGTGGATGTGGTGTCGGAAAAGAACGCCATGGGGCTGATGCAGCTCATCCCCGAAACGGCGGAGCGATTCGGCGTGACCAAGCCCTTCGACCCCGAGCAGAACCTGCGCGGCGGCATGAAGTACCTGCGCTGGCTGCTGGCCTACTTCGACGGCAACGTGACGCTGGCGCTGGCCGGCTACAACGCGGGCGAAGGGGCGGTGGTCCAGTACAAGGGCGTCCCGCCCTACCGCGAGACGCAGGACTATGTGGTCAAGGTCCACAGCGTCTACCCGCGCCGCGTCCACCCC
This window encodes:
- a CDS encoding transglycosylase SLT domain-containing protein; translation: MAQDASAQPAVQTAAAQPPVFQNTGERTIRALEALASKGSARAQYELAMRYEVGKGVNRDERMALSLYCRAARQDYAEAAYRAGRMHLAGRGAVSKDEELGRSWLRRAALLGNEDAAQMVKPASASGKSAAGKAPDRCEPPSVRWGVIRMPPKEIRAMVTKMAPSYGLDPDLVLAVIAVESGYRVDVVSEKNAMGLMQLIPETAERFGVTKPFDPEQNLRGGMKYLRWLLAYFDGNVTLALAGYNAGEGAVVQYKGVPPYRETQDYVVKVHSVYPRRVHPHDSSVVRSAGLPAAKQEEVAELSVSRSGGASKR